A genomic stretch from Physeter macrocephalus isolate SW-GA chromosome 12, ASM283717v5, whole genome shotgun sequence includes:
- the GPR45 gene encoding probable G-protein coupled receptor 45, with the protein MACNRSAAEAYANLPPNGSHAAAPGPAAPPAPLRVSLAALMALMTAGGLLGNAALCVIVYRRPAMRSAVNLLLATLAFSDVMLSLCCMPFTAVTLVTVRWHFGDAFCRVAAALYWFFVLEGVAVLLIISVDRFLIIVQRRDRLNPRRAKAVIAASWALSFCVAAPSLAAWPLVEVPARAPQCVLGYTELPAGRAYVLALVGAAFFAPFAVMLGSYLGILHAARRNAVRVHDQSRGLDLRRLPRAGLRRLQRQQQLSLDLSFKTKAFTTILILFVGFSLCWLPHSVYSLLSVFSRRFYCGPSFYATSSCILGLSYLKSVFNPIVYCWRIKKFREACLELLPQTFQILPRVPERIRRRIQPSTVYACTESQSAV; encoded by the coding sequence ATGGCCTGTAACCGCTCGGCCGCCGAGGCCTACGCAAACCTGCCGCCCAACGGGAGCCACGCGGCGGCCCCCGGGCCCGCGGCCCCGCCCGCGCCCCTCAGGGTGTCCCTGGCGGCCCTCATGGCGCTCATGACGGCCGGGGGCCTCCTCGGCAACGCCGCGCTCTGCGTCATCGTGTACCGGCGGCCGGCCATGCGCTCCGCCGTCAACCTGCTGCTGGCCACGCTGGCCTTCTCGGACGTCATGCTGTCCCTGTGCTGCATGCCCTTCACCGCCGTCACCCTCGTCACCGTCCGCTGGCACTTCGGGGACGCCTTCTGCCGCGTCGCCGCCGCGCTCTACTGGTTCTTCGTCCTGGAGGGCGTGGCCGTCCTGCTCATCATCAGCGTGGACCGCTTCCTCATCATCGTCCAGCGCCGCGACAGGCTGAACCCCCGCCGGGCCAAGGCGGTCATCGCCGCGTCCTGGGCGCTGTCCTTCTGCGTCGCGGCCCCGTCGCTGGCCGCCTGGCCGCTGGTGGAGGTGCCGGCGCGGGCCCCGCAGTGCGTGCTCGGCTACACCGAGCTGCCGGCCGGCCGCGCCTACGTGCTGGCGCTGGTGGGCGCCGCCTTCTTCGCGCCCTTCGCCGTGATGCTCGGCTCCTACCTGGGCATCCTGCACGCGGCGCGCAGGAACGCCGTGCGCGTGCACGACCAGTCGCGCGGCCTGGACCTGCGGCGGCTGCCCCGCGCCGGCCTGCGGCGGCtccagcggcagcagcagctcaGCCTGGACCTCAGCTTCAAAACCAAGGCCTTCACCACCATCCTCATCCTCTTCGTGGGCTTCTCGCTGTGCTGGCTGCCGCACTCCGTCTACAGCCTGCTGTCCGTGTTCAGCCGGAGGTTCTACTGCGGGCCCTCGTTCTACGCCACCAGCTCTTGCATCCTGGGGCTCAGCTACCTCAAGTCCGTCTTCAACCCCATCGTCTACTGCTGGCGAATCAAGAAGTTCCGCGAGGCCTGCCTGGAGCTGCTGCCGCAGACCTTCCAGATCCTCCCCAGAGTGCCCGAGCGGATCCGGAGGCGAATCCAGCCGAGCACCGTGTACGCGTGCACCGAAAGCCAGTCCGCCGTGTAG